From the Lycorma delicatula isolate Av1 chromosome 4, ASM4794821v1, whole genome shotgun sequence genome, the window ttcattgcaaTGTTGATGCCACGTAAACTCAGTCATATATGAATATACATGTGCTTTGCTTGTGCTGCTTTCCTCATTATTGTGGTGTTTGGCCGATTTCACGTGCTTACTATCACTTGCACATTATGATCGGTTACAGGATCTACAGAATTTTCCATATGGTTCAGTTGAACATAATTGtgtggtaaattttaatttcgttatatGCCCTCcattaattagaaataatcatGGCTCCTGATCTGATATGTTGCTGAATGATTCACAGAAGTGTCTTGgctactatattttattataactgaaaaacaCTCCTTATTCTCTCTAAAGTGCCTCCAAACACCTTTGAGGTATTACTAACCCATAATTGTTTTTCCTGTTGAAAGAGACTTGCACCTATTTCAACAGTTCATTTGAGTCCTACAatcattgcattattatttaatatggagTGCGCACACACTTACCATATATAATTCATCCAGTCTATCCttatcgttttattaatttatagttcaGTTTTGGTAAATTTTCTAGTAAATAGGCATTTTGACCAACAACAAATAATGAACACAATTTTACAGAACTTTTGATCCAGAGAGAAAGTTATTCTGTCTTATCTGCATAATTTCATTACATCTGTCTTTCCTATCCATTGACACTACAGTTAGTTCTTAAAATCATATTATGGCTGCAAACACATCTAcgattatataacttttatttttgcaaGAATTTGTTgcatcattttcatattttatttttcacttacgaaataaaaattcttgtcaCCCTCATATGTACATACATTAACTAATAAGCCATTAAATGGCTATGAGATAGTAATGCAGTGAAACAAGAGGCTAAgtaactaataaacaataaagatatCGATGTATTGTAACATGCGTAGAtagaaaatatgcattttttgcTTTGAATGTTTGTTGAATTACGTAATCAGAAATGACATTATAATCATACCAGTAtagataagaaatgaaaaatttataaaaacatttattttatgatgaaattcaTTTCTTGATTGATGACCAggtagatgtaattaaaaaattaaaaaacatgactcccaaaaaaaaaagaaagataaatggaACTAAAAAAAGACAACactaaatcaaactaaaaaaaaaaaaaacacaatgtatggaaataaaaggactaaacatcattatgcagtatttaattaaataaaatcgattgatttgaattattCACTTTGataaacccagctaacacagtgatggAGGCTCACAGTTCagagttcattaaagtttgtgtatCAACTGGCAAATCCCCACTACtccatatatatttacataccctatgacactcccagtaacataAGGGTTCCAACATGGGATTATACATCTTAATCAGTTTGGctattgagctgctacggtggtacacatacatatatacatacatacaccttaaaggtacattacacttctttttggacagtcgtatTAAAACATGACATATAAAAAcacagtacaataaattttttaaacaaaaaactgaattcaTAAAAACCCACgccaaaatgtaataaatagtactattatgttaaaattttgactttttgaagtatATGCCAAATTAAGAAGAGTTAGTACGTTACTAGttgtttctttttagttttgtCTGTTTCTGAAAAGTAAAgactttaatagtatttttttacattttaatggttttattaagtttgttttactaCTCTTTTAAAGttggttttgttattaatatacagagtgtcccatataaaacgcaacccatcaatcactcatccatcaaatttcaaaagtcaagcttactcccctactcattactgaaatggactcgtccaacatctgaacattgtggcgacgcagtagaacactaccgatagtaacaacaatgcaatcataacgttcagtgtattgctagagacaagatggtgttttcgctagatgaatgttttcattgtcgagtcgtacttcagtacgaaatcagtggttgcagtgcaagatttgtttcaccataagtacccagataaaccagctcctaacaaaacatcagtattaaggttagttgcaaaatttagagagactggttctgttaataacaaggaacacaaaagtcagtgttgaatacagatacagtcactgaaatcaaagaccgattactcgcctcaccaaataaatcgatcagacgtttgtctgctgaaattaatttgtctaaatcaactgttcattgggcgaccaaacaattacaattacgaccttatcgcattcaaacggttcatcaacttcttgagcccgacaaagaaaaatggctataatattttcaatggtcctgtcgatttctgcgtgagggaattaatgttatggattcattatttttcacagataaagcacggtttcatttggatggctacgtaaacagccaaaacagtagaatttggagtgctgaaaatccccatgtttatcacgaaaaacaattacacctgcagaagttgggcgtgtggtacacgatatcgcagaagaaaataatcggtcctatttttttcgagtacaccattaatgcagaacgatatcaggatattttatttcagttcattgcactcttggaagaggaagacagacacagctggctacaacatgacggtgcgacatcgcactacacaggttcaacttctgatttcgttgagaaattctttggtaatcTAATTTTCGGtagaggcttgtggccaccaagatctccagatttgactgcggtggatttttttctatggggttacctcaaagaaaaagcctacagaacacttgaacaattgaaagctGTATTGAACAAaacaatattgaacaagctgtattatatATCCAgccataaactttgaaaaaagttgcaagaaacgctgtaaaaagaattgaagcttgtattcaagaggatggcggccacttccaacatttactctaaatgtagattaatggatggtaataataaaaattacatttacatatacacgtgcctttttattatttcaatacctaccaatataaggttgggttgcgttttatatgggacaccctgtattaagCATGCTAAGattgattaaaacaatattatttatgtatctatttatttatttcatttcagattCAGCAAGTATTTGGACAGAATTAAATCTCATGTTGTTGGACAaggaaaagttgaaaaattaaaggcAAGTTGTAATTGTTGTTTcacttattttatgtaaataaatagtaattgtgAGAGTTCtcttagtttagttttatttattttttttaaattaaaggtttttaaataactcttcaacatttaaacttttaaatcatgttaattataaattagtatcaatACATTATAAATGCACAGTgctaatattgttaattaatagcTGGTGTTAAATATATTTCACCTGTTTTTTTGGAATGTGGGTTCATAGTAAAGTCAAGTTTACTATAATTAACACTAGAATACATTCTCAAACTGAACTCAAGTGCCTGCATTTAATTTTGTGGCCAGAGCTTAAGCCTGACTCCAGCTTCACATTTCACTAATGTAGTAAGTGATTCTCAAATCCTGTTTAAAAGTAATGCTTTGAAATtttcttagtttaaaaattaatcaacaaatCTCAGCACTTTTTATAGttgaaatataacataatatttttagttttgtttatctGTAGATTAGTTTGTTAGCAAAGCAAAATTAGCAGAActcttttttcttcagtttaataTAAGCTGGGAAACTTATCCTATTTATAGAAATATCTGTATTttgtatatcaaattaaagacAAAAACTTCAGTTCTTTTATAGTTTagtgatttaattgaaaaatattaaaaatcgtaAGAAGTGCCAGACTAAGGGTAATGGATCATTTTTTGTCTTACAGACCCCAATATTAAAAAGTACTGCTAATAAACTGTAGGCtacgcaataaaaaattaaacttaagttatcagaattaaaattttatgaagggGTAAACTAATCTAGCTGCATAGATACATACATTGTggttctactaaaaaaaaaaaacatatgtgtaataaaagattaaagaacATATAAATCAATTGCAAACCAcctatttttaatgcaaaatcatTTACTCTACTCTCAAGTGAGTGTCATAGCCCCCACCTTTACTTAGACCCACTAGTCAGGATCAAAAGGTAAAACTCCTCATTTCCCAAATGTGTGGAAATGTTACCATAAAGCCTTTTCAgaactactttattttttcttcattagaaGATTTTACAGATACGCTGTATTAATGTATCCATTTGAAGTATTTGACGTTAAAACCACATAATATTCAGCAGAAAAAATGCACAGCCACAGATAAAAGCACTATACACAACAGAATCAACCTTTGCAAATCACTTAATAAAAATCAGATCTACAAACACATTAATCACAGAATGAAAGTCTcaataaatttgacaaataagagggtgaatcaaatttaaatggtaattttgctattTTACGCAGTAAGCAGTTTCGAGTTGGTTGGCTTAGTGGGGGATTAATGTTCGATGTGTTAGAGAGGGAAACCCGCTTGTTTAGCTTCTCTGTTCTGTTCTGTCATCAGTACAGTCATGATTGATCAAGAGGTTCCATCATCTGTTGCACaacatataatcataaagtttttaattatgaagATGTTAAACCTGCAgaaattttaactcgtttaaaggtacagtttggggacACTACACTATCCCAGAACCAAGTGTATATGTGGGCAAGGCAATTTAAGGGTGGgcgagaaagtgtagaaaacgaAAGTCATTATCATTGCCCAGGGTCAAATCTCACAGCTAACATCTGTGCTGTTCGAGAGCTTGAAGGTGATTGccggttcactgttgaagaaattgcATCAGAAGTGTGTATCagctatgggagtgctcaatcTATTATCACTtatcatcttggctttagaaaaattagtgcttgaTGGGTTCCGAGGTTGttgaccaaaaataaaaaacagatcaggttggagatctgtgagacTTCTTAATCGAATTCAGCAAGAAGGGCACGATTTTTTTGAGGCTtatcatcacatgtgatgagacatgggtccatcctTACACTCTGGTGTAAAAACTGATGAGGATGAAGTGGCGAATGACGGATGAGAGCTGCCCTGTGAAGGCCAAAACCAGTCTGTCAGCCAGAAAAgtttttgcaacaattttttttgactcaaggggagttttactcattgattttcacAATCAATGAACTGTGAATATGGCTGGCTTTCTATTGCCAactgctacagtcaacaaaagccaCCTACCAAAGTAAAAGATGGGGTATTCCCATCAGAGATATCATCCTTCTGCATGACAACACCAGGCCGCACACTACAATTTTGACAAGGGATGAATTGGAAAAATGCACTGGGAAAACCTCGACCACCCttcctacagtccagatttgccccactgtgactatttttttttgcGCTCTTGAAAGAATTGCTTGGAGGggaataatttgaaaacaatgaagatgTCGAGGAGTGTATGCACAATTGGTTAATCATTCAtccataaactttttattaacaaggaatattcaagcttccaaatcattggCAAAAGTGTGCAGCTTGTGCAGAAGACTATAGAGgaatgatgaaggtatgaattgtgtatattattagtcagtaaatttataaaaaaaattactgtttgtatttgatttaccgtttatatttgattcacccttgtatTAAATGCGCAAACTTAACAGAACAAATACATTATTGTACTGTACACTAAAGGGCTTTCTTAACAACTTCAAGACTGGATTTGTTAACAATTCTAGCAATAATGAATATCTTCTGATGCAGTAATGAAGAAACTgaataataacttcaaaaaaattcttgtattgaTCCCTGCATAtttaaaaatgctgaattttttcactatttcaataaataatcctttatttagtataaaagtaaactttgcattctttgtttgttttttttttacagttgagtTTTGTAAAAGcatccaaataattaaaaaaaaattaaaactaataaatatatggaATACATTTTACACATGAGGGTCATCcaaatataaacaggaatttTGGTGCGCGGACTGAGGAAAGCAGTGAATGTGATGGGGCGCTGCAGGTAGTTAGTTGGATATGTGTGGAGGGGAGCAGCCAACCAGCCAAGCCTGTAGGTCACGTTTCCACGTCAGTAGCAGAATGTCTGAGCTGAAGATACCATCATCTATTGCCCaacaaattaaaatccaatttctCACCAACGAAGGTGTCAGATActctgaaatttttattctattccaGGTATAGTTTGGAGATGCTATCCTGTCAAAAACTTGGAAGTGTTTTTAATTGggccaaaaaattttgaagtggcTGTGATGCACTAGAGAATGAAAGTCATGAACGTCATCTGTGGACAAGTATCAATGATGACAACATTCAGGTCGTTTGTGACCTTGTGGAAGGTGATCGATGTATAATTATTGCTGAAATTGCAAGAGAGGTGGAAATAAGTGTTGGAAGTGAGGTGCAAAGAAATGTCTTTTGTCAGTGGCTTCTGAATCACTGAGGAAGAAGGAGAGGCATTTTTGGACTGTATTGTGACTTGCAATGAAATGTGCGTCTACCACTACCTGTAAAGTCGGACAATAAGTATGGAGTAGTGTAAAAGGGGGTAGGGGGTACCGATGAAGGTCAAGAAATgcttgtcagctggaaaagtGCTGGCAAGTGTGTTTTGGGGTCCAAAAGATGTGCACTGATTGATTTCCTGTATAGTAAATGCTGCATGCTACTGCCAGTTGGATGATGTCGGGGCTGCTTATTGTAACAAATGAAGCTGGCAACCAATTTGCAGTGTCCTCCTTCATGACAATGCATAGTTGCAGACAGTGGCTCGGACTCGCGATAAACTCTCTAAAATTTATTGAACACTTCTTCAACATTCACCTTATAGTCCAGGCTTATCACCATGTGATTTCCACATGTTTTTGATTTGTTGAAAGGAGCTTTAGGAGGTGAAAGATTTGAAGATGATGCTGCAGTCAAGCATTATGTGGCGCAATTGGAcagccaactttttttttatgaggagaTCTGGAAGCTGTCTCTACTTGgtgttgaaaatgtatttttgttaaaggaaactatgtaaaaaaaacaagatagtttatttgtaattttatttaatatcaataaagcaATGTAAActaattccagtttatatttaaatgactctTATCTTACGTGTCATGTATAAATCATAATCCATTTTGACTGAATGCGGGcaatattcataaaaagaaaaaaccttttcagCGACTATCTTTTTGGAACAAATAACCTAGAGCTTTCATTATGAAGCATTATTGGATTTTCACTACAGCAGTGAGTTGTagcaataattaaagtaaatcaaGATATGCTGTAGActgaatacataaatttaaatgtccAAACTTAGTAGATTGGCAAAGGAGGTTCTACATCATCCAAAacaatttgtttctattttaattttttttcttagaatgttTCAGTTAAAGAGATTTCAAGGCAGATATTCAAGCACTCTGTATGTGAACAAGGCTATTCATAAAAAAGAGGGTGAATATTTAGATAAAGCTATGATTAAAAATCATGTGTTAaccacatcaggttttttaatatttatttactaaaacaagtGTAGAAAATATCTCCCTAAGCTCTaaagttaactgcattcatttatTATCTGTTGATGAATAATGCTCCTTTGTCAAAAGGTGCAGATTTCATTAGTAATTATGTTCTTTTggtatttaattgatattttgttACTAGTtagtattaaagaataaaatttagttttttaaaattaattttatttaatggttattcttttgtttcttttaacttGTTTAAGGGTTTAGTTCCACATCAACAGATAGCAGAAGTTGCCACACAAAATTTACAGAAGCCACATTGGTCAACAAACCTAAAAAATGTCAACTGGACTGCAAGACCTTATGTTAATGCTTCAGAAATTCCAACTAAAACTTTGCATGATGATGCATTATCCTCGTCATCAGTATCTTCATCCTtgcaatttcataaatttaatttcagaagtCCTAGTGATTTTGTTGTTTCAGATAATAGAATTAGTAATGCACcattacataatttaaactttagcaacaataataataacagtagcagtgataatgataataatgaaatagagAATAGAGATTATGGTCATGAACATATGATGGGATCTAATAATGTCAATGAGTGTGATAAACTGGGCTCTTCAGCTCAAGCATTTACTCCTGTGACTGATAAGATAACTACAGGAAAACATATAGCACAGTCATCACCAGTTCCTGGGCAAAAATTTACGAGTAATACATTATCACATCTTAATAAAGTTCCGATACCTTTgtcacagtttattaaaaatcagtcAGAAACTGGTGGTAACCCATCTGTTAATTATGCAGGTGTTAATGTGATTTCACAGTTGCCATTAGATGCTTTACATATCTCAGATCCTAAACAGAAAGTACATATTGAACATTCAGATGCAGTAACTCTTCTAAATCCAACATTTTCTGAACagcttaaacataaaaacaaggaCATGTTTCATGATAATACTAAACCTAAACTGCAGACTGACGTATCTGGCGGTGGAAATAACTTGGAACCCGTTGGTAGTAATTACATTCAAAAAGTCGCATCACTTTGCCAACAGTGTTATCATGAAATTTTTGAAGGGGATGTTGTTGTGTCCATTGACAGGGCTGAGAAAACTACTTATTGGCATCCCCAGTGTTTTGTTTGTGCTTCTTGTAAGgtaattagttgttttattactgttatttaattatattttgttatttaactttacATGGTTTATTTATCTGCGTAAATGCAATGAACTCATTCTTGCCAACTTAATCCAGGCCAGCTAAATGTTTGGACAGTCAGAAAATTacaccaataaataatatttgaaaactatAGAAAGTAATGacaaactagttttattaaaaaaaaattatatgttattattatataataataataatcaaaattataattagatatataataaatatatattatattaaattaaatataatataatcaaaaaaaacacagtaaataggtAAGTTAACCACATTACCACATTCTTACCacattaattccaagaattgatttttgCAGGATCCTGGATCTTCAGTtagtatttaattgtatataattaaattgaaatactactgtttttataatttgtgaatttgtcaaatttgttacggttatataaattttgaaaatatggtCAAAAATGCAAactttgctgtccagtactgggGTATATATACGTACTAGGTGGGATCAAAAAATATCCGACTATTTTTCATTGTGGTAACTAGTTGTAGCACAGGAGATGGACCATTGTGTAATGTGACCTTGATTTGTATTGGTTGTGTATGATTCATCAAAAGTTTTGCTGCCATTGTAGCCAGTTGCTACTTagcagtcacgaaattaaaacgtGTAACTAGTGCTTGTCATGTTTTTATTGCTGTTTAAAATGACAACAGGTTGAGCAGAGagtttgcattaaattttgtcagaaaCTTGGTGACATGCAAGTAcgaaataataaggaaaattcaGTAACTTTTAGTGATCAAGTTGTAGTTGTTACACAGATTAAAGAATGATATCACTGTTCAAGATGGCTGAATATCTGTCAAAAGTGATGAATGCTGCAGCATACCTTCCACCagcaaaaattccaaaaatattgaGGAAGTTCTATGGATGGTAATCAATGATTGTCGAATGATAATTAGAGAACTTGAAGATGAAGTTGGGATTTCATTTGGCGTAGTGCAATCAATTTTAACAGAGATCTCAGGATGGTGCATAGCAGCAGCAAAATTTGTCCCAAAACATCTTGCTCATGTACAAAAGGAAAACTGACCGTAAGTTGTGCTAGACATGCTGGAGTATGCTAATAGCGATcctcattttatgaaaaaaaaaataatctaagatGAAATATGGTCTTTGGCTATGACCCTGAATCAAAGGCGCAGTCATCCCACTGGAAAACTCCAAGTTCTCCACAGCAAAAGAAAGCCTGGCAATCATAAAGCGATGTGAAGATCATGCTCgcagtctttttttattttaaagacatgCTTATCACGAGTATGCTTTTCAAGGACAAACTGTCAATAAAGAGAAATGTAACTGTTCTTCGTCCGCTAAGAGACGTTGTTTGATCCAACAGAACACAGCAAAATGGaaattgtaaaattcattatGCTCCATCCTAGACGTCACAACTTATTCAGAGATTATTGGCAAAACACAGGATCAAACAACTTTAGCAGGCTTCTTACTCTCCAAACACAGATCCCTGTGATTTTTGGCCTTTCctaagcttaaaattctattagaGGAAAAAAGTTCAAAGTAGGCTGATGCAGTCATGCCAAAACAATATAAACTACATTTATGTTGTTTTCTATAAATGCACATTTATGTTGAATAATTTGATGAGGATTGAAAGAAATGTTCGTTATTgacatattgtattttttgtttaattttgagcTCTTTTTTATTGATAGTGTAGTTgcagaaattttattactaatttgtcagaaagaagttgattttttttattacttttactgtctGATTACAGCTGTATTTGTTagagaatataaaagaaactttggTATCTCTGTATTTACTAAGAGGGTTGTAATctcatataaaattttgaagtaagttCTAGTATTAAAGTTTCCAGCAacataattaaattcagttaagCATTTTTAAGTTGTTGGAAAAAATAACTtgcaagtaataattttttaaggaattgaaATATCATTTATATCACAAGAAATGCCTTTACTAAATCAGACAATAAAttcaatattgaattttaattgtataatacagATAAACAGAGGTATTCAAGTGTGAGGTGATAGAAGAGTTAGGAATATgaagatgtaatatatttttatgatcatTATAAAAATGTGGTGACTGTATTGAGATTTCTATTCTGTGTGATATAACATTTCTAGTCgcatttaattattgtataaatagtCCTCTcacataaatttactaataataaaatttctggaGAACATACATCTTATTGAAGTGTTTTGAATACAGCGACAAACATATTTGTAATCTGGTCTAATTTGTTTAGTATCCcctatgtttctttaaattacctTGAAagcaaaattataacattttaaattcaagataatgatcttgaatttaaaatgttataatttaattgaatgattaaaaatttaattactcctaattgtttttgtttcaggAATTGCTTGTGGATTTAGTCTActtctttcataaaaatgaagtatattgTGGTCGTCATTATGCTGATATCGTCAAAATCCCACGATGTTTTGCTTGTGAcgaagtaagttttaaaaataattacattttaccattctgtattttt encodes:
- the LOC142323126 gene encoding testin-like isoform X2 — its product is MDWVPPGIPLDLAAEYMQKLPATKLPITGTSGALYRRQQFEKQLPRHDLASGLCHELTPNEVEEFSKYLDRIKSHVVGQGKVEKLKGLVPHQQIAEVATQNLQKPHWSTNLKNVNWTARPYVNASEIPTKTLHDDALSSSSVSSSLQFHKFNFRSPSDFVVSDNRISNAPLHNLNFSNNNNNSSSDNDNNEIENRDYGHEHMMGSNNVNECDKLGSSAQAFTPVTDKITTGKHIAQSSPVPGQKFTSNTLSHLNKVPIPLSQFIKNQSETGGNPSVNYAGVNVISQLPLDALHISDPKQKVHIEHSDAVTLLNPTFSEQLKHKNKDMFHDNTKPKLQTDVSGGGNNLEPVGSNYIQKVASLCQQCYHEIFEGDVVVSIDRAEKTTYWHPQCFVCASCKELLVDLVYFFHKNEVYCGRHYADIVKIPRCFACDELIFVKQYTVAEGENFHIRHFCCLECDVPLAGKEYIPVDNHPVCIDCFNKKYAKVCLTCSKIIAPTDKRVSVKEMHWHATDACFCCSGCRRSLLQSKMVINQQKPYCNRYCVMSTQDDWQ
- the LOC142323126 gene encoding testin-like isoform X1 — protein: MTETASEPPLWMLQLENRQKRQHRLAHEIGAGAPCLKCVDLCPGLDLHFWRKLCRNCKCRKEDHEVKDDDCYLQFEILLSSSDKTNKKVNKKAVLDLNIPTENEKSGDGHLPHSDVEKKKVTMDWVPPGIPLDLAAEYMQKLPATKLPITGTSGALYRRQQFEKQLPRHDLASGLCHELTPNEVEEFSKYLDRIKSHVVGQGKVEKLKGLVPHQQIAEVATQNLQKPHWSTNLKNVNWTARPYVNASEIPTKTLHDDALSSSSVSSSLQFHKFNFRSPSDFVVSDNRISNAPLHNLNFSNNNNNSSSDNDNNEIENRDYGHEHMMGSNNVNECDKLGSSAQAFTPVTDKITTGKHIAQSSPVPGQKFTSNTLSHLNKVPIPLSQFIKNQSETGGNPSVNYAGVNVISQLPLDALHISDPKQKVHIEHSDAVTLLNPTFSEQLKHKNKDMFHDNTKPKLQTDVSGGGNNLEPVGSNYIQKVASLCQQCYHEIFEGDVVVSIDRAEKTTYWHPQCFVCASCKELLVDLVYFFHKNEVYCGRHYADIVKIPRCFACDELIFVKQYTVAEGENFHIRHFCCLECDVPLAGKEYIPVDNHPVCIDCFNKKYAKVCLTCSKIIAPTDKRVSVKEMHWHATDACFCCSGCRRSLLQSKMVINQQKPYCNRYCVMSTQDDWQ